In Erigeron canadensis isolate Cc75 chromosome 6, C_canadensis_v1, whole genome shotgun sequence, the following are encoded in one genomic region:
- the LOC122604679 gene encoding putative F-box protein At1g52490: MATAGIAFDVLEQILVRLEIKDLIRCKTVCKSWCSLILSQSFVKLQLTYSRNNDDLNLLGHRRVARPTNIPEGYFHYYQSYGIVGSSNGLVCQIDYKKLIVTNPLTSELKKVLLPRITYLRCTEYEFCVAFGYDPYIDDYKVIAAVVESWTWPWLRRDMPTSFYVFMLKALSPAWRLIGQVNYGHIKSGRSGVLCDGALHWFMRSYEKDLI; this comes from the coding sequence ATGGCGACTGCAGGGATTGCGTTTGATGTGTTGGAGCAAATACTCGTTCGATTGGAGATAAAAGACTTGATACGATGCAAAACGGTGTGTAAGTCATGGTGCTCTCTGATTTTAAGTCAATCTTTTGTTAAACTTCAGTTAACCTATTCTCGCAACAATGATGATCTAAACTTACTTGGACATAGAAGGGTCGCTAGGCCTACCAACATACCTGAAGGCTACTTTCATTACTACCAGTCGTATGGTATTGTTGGTTCTTCTAATGGTTTGGTTTGCCAAATAGATTATAAAAAACTTATAGTGACCAATCCTTTGACTTCCGAGCTCAAAAAAGTGCTACTACCACGTATTACTTACTTGCGTTGTACTGAATACGAATTTTGTGTTGCTTTTGGTTATGATCCATACATAGATGATTACAAGGTTATAGCTGCGGTTGTGGAAAGTTGGACCTGGCCATGGTTAAGGCGAGATATGCCTACGAGTTTTTATGTGTTCATGTTGAAAGCCTTGTCACCGGCTTGGAGGCTCATAGGACAAGTCAACTATGGCCACATTAAAAGTGGTAGGTCTGGCGTTTTATGTGACGGGGCCCTTcattggtttatgagaagttatGAAAAGGATCTGATATGa